From bacterium, a single genomic window includes:
- a CDS encoding HYR domain-containing protein: MNPISSIYRRIGTATCALLILTSFTWPTMAQERGGDELKPRKRAVKPRVTELRAGDDATRIQVKFVDGLRFNVTPSGVLVERPQRNLRSGQSRILLSRVVSEGGRWERMIPIPEEEMDRLRGNAQRNLGKEVADMNSYYILSVPESTAPVEWVNMLNDLPDVELAEFMELPPPMPLPGDYESDQDYLEAATDGIDANSYAWSVPGGTGANVRIVDLEYSWNLNHDDLPSVTTLIPAGRTAQDPFSSDDHGTAVLGEMGSLDNGWGTTGSAFDADFYAAPVRWDNGYNLAAAITNAMASLSAGDIMLIEQQTRGPNWPDKDTTQFGLVPSEWDVAVYTAIVTAVGNGIHVVEAAGNGSQDLDGSEYSQGNGGHYPFDGSINSGAIIVGAGAPPGGSTTDRSRLNFSNYGSRVNLQGYGSGVMTTGYGGHFSAEGKNRWYTATFSGTSSASPIVTGAVALVESIQQELHGGTGLTPAAMRSLLMSTGSPQQSGVNPVSENIGPRPSILAAIQSLDPCVLSCPSNITVSNDFDQCGAVVHYPNPSTSATCGTVTSTPASGAFYPVGTTTVYVSTASGDNCSFDITVDDTQPPSITCPDPIVVGNDPGECGAVVNFSATVSDNCPGVTYSCSPSSGSFFNVGVTVVTCTATDDAGNQTSCNFTVTVNDVEPPTITFTLTPDMLWPPNHMMKNIAADVTTTDNCPGETFELTSIESNEPDNGLGDGDFPNDVQNADFGTDDVAFRVRAERSGLGSGRIYTVTYTVTDNAGNQASAEATVTVPFSMEKRITPDGSVPDRFHLSQNYPNPFNPTTMIRYDLPAPATVTLRVYNSLGREVAVLVAGNEQNSGSYEVAFDGSVLSSGVYSYTLVATERESDRVFTQTRKMILMK, encoded by the coding sequence ATGAACCCGATCTCGTCCATCTACCGTCGTATCGGTACCGCGACATGCGCGCTGCTGATACTGACTTCATTCACCTGGCCTACGATGGCACAGGAACGCGGGGGCGATGAACTCAAACCACGAAAACGTGCCGTGAAACCACGAGTAACAGAACTGCGGGCCGGCGACGACGCGACGCGCATTCAGGTAAAATTTGTCGATGGACTCCGATTCAACGTGACACCTTCCGGTGTGCTCGTCGAGCGGCCTCAGCGCAATCTGCGCAGTGGACAATCGAGGATACTCCTCTCCCGCGTCGTCAGTGAAGGCGGCCGGTGGGAGCGTATGATTCCTATCCCGGAAGAAGAAATGGACCGGCTGCGCGGAAACGCGCAGCGCAACCTGGGGAAAGAGGTTGCCGACATGAACAGCTATTACATTCTTTCCGTGCCGGAAAGCACAGCCCCGGTAGAATGGGTGAACATGCTGAATGACCTTCCGGATGTGGAACTGGCTGAATTCATGGAACTCCCTCCACCCATGCCGCTCCCCGGCGACTATGAATCCGATCAGGATTACCTCGAAGCCGCGACGGACGGAATCGATGCGAATTCCTATGCCTGGAGCGTTCCAGGAGGCACTGGCGCCAATGTACGCATCGTGGATCTCGAGTATTCCTGGAATCTCAACCACGACGATCTTCCTTCCGTTACCACACTCATTCCGGCTGGACGTACGGCGCAGGACCCCTTCAGCTCCGATGATCACGGTACGGCGGTACTCGGTGAGATGGGCAGCCTCGACAATGGCTGGGGAACCACGGGAAGCGCGTTTGATGCGGACTTCTATGCCGCACCGGTGCGCTGGGACAACGGATACAACCTCGCTGCGGCGATTACTAATGCGATGGCCTCTCTTTCCGCGGGTGATATTATGCTGATCGAGCAGCAGACCCGTGGACCGAACTGGCCTGACAAGGACACCACGCAGTTCGGTCTCGTCCCTTCCGAATGGGATGTCGCGGTTTATACCGCGATCGTCACAGCCGTTGGGAATGGCATACATGTAGTGGAAGCAGCCGGGAATGGCAGCCAGGATCTGGACGGTTCGGAGTACAGCCAGGGCAATGGTGGCCACTACCCGTTCGATGGCTCCATCAATTCCGGTGCTATTATCGTCGGTGCGGGTGCACCACCTGGAGGATCGACAACGGATCGTTCTCGCCTGAATTTCTCCAACTACGGCAGCCGCGTCAATCTGCAGGGGTACGGAAGCGGGGTGATGACCACCGGTTATGGAGGACATTTCTCCGCGGAAGGGAAGAATCGTTGGTATACAGCGACCTTCAGTGGCACATCAAGCGCATCCCCCATCGTGACGGGCGCAGTCGCACTGGTTGAAAGCATACAGCAGGAGTTGCACGGAGGTACCGGCCTCACGCCTGCAGCGATGCGCAGTCTGCTGATGTCAACTGGTTCTCCCCAACAATCTGGAGTGAACCCCGTTTCCGAAAACATCGGTCCCAGACCGAGCATTCTCGCCGCGATTCAGTCGCTCGATCCCTGTGTCCTGTCGTGTCCATCGAACATCACCGTCTCCAATGATTTTGATCAGTGCGGCGCAGTGGTGCACTATCCGAATCCTTCGACCAGCGCGACATGTGGTACCGTCACGAGTACTCCGGCATCGGGTGCGTTCTACCCGGTTGGCACGACGACAGTCTACGTCTCCACGGCATCCGGTGACAACTGTTCCTTCGATATCACAGTCGACGACACGCAGCCGCCATCCATCACCTGTCCCGACCCGATTGTCGTGGGCAACGATCCGGGTGAATGCGGTGCCGTGGTGAATTTCTCCGCCACCGTATCCGACAACTGTCCCGGTGTGACCTACTCCTGCTCGCCATCTTCCGGATCGTTCTTCAACGTCGGTGTCACAGTGGTGACATGCACAGCAACAGACGACGCAGGCAACCAGACCAGCTGCAATTTCACGGTGACCGTGAACGACGTCGAGCCGCCCACAATCACCTTCACCCTCACACCAGACATGCTGTGGCCTCCGAATCACATGATGAAGAACATCGCGGCGGATGTCACGACTACGGACAACTGTCCCGGTGAAACTTTTGAGCTGACCTCGATTGAAAGCAATGAGCCGGACAACGGACTGGGTGACGGCGACTTCCCCAACGACGTTCAGAACGCGGACTTCGGCACCGATGACGTGGCTTTCAGAGTGCGTGCAGAGCGATCCGGACTCGGAAGCGGCCGTATCTACACAGTGACATACACAGTGACGGATAATGCCGGCAATCAGGCCTCCGCCGAAGCGACTGTCACCGTGCCGTTCAGTATGGAGAAGCGCATCACGCCTGATGGAAGCGTACCCGATCGTTTCCACCTGTCGCAGAACTATCCGAATCCGTTCAACCCGACGACGATGATTCGCTACGATCTGCCCGCACCAGCTACCGTTACGCTGCGCGTCTACAATTCCCTTGGACGCGAAGTGGCCGTACTCGTTGCAGGCAACGAGCAGAATTCCGGCAGCTACGAGGTCGCATTCGACGGGTCTGTCCTGAGTTCGGGAGTGTACTCCTATACCCTTGTCGCAACCGAGCGTGAGTCCGATCGCGTCTTCACGCAAACGCGAAAGATGATCCTGATGAAATAA
- a CDS encoding efflux RND transporter periplasmic adaptor subunit: MLIIPIRAARARIIAASPAFRAVVFCSSLILAALFSGCGDSAEQHAHENSHAADHQDIQAELLRWSENLDWFIRYEPLVAGESSQWTFHLTERRNGKPPENAGVLLRVEFADGSTREIKARQLQTGIHVLTMTPPAPGYAQLLLTSRSDEFTDTLRLKRLPVFATFEAMRAATPDEAEEGIVFTREEAWNMEFRVEEVRKQRIPSIIKTTGHLLSHPSMELSVSATASGIVRYRLQPLVPGQRVAKDALLAVIEGGEMSEDNLVARIADAEAELGNATQEYDRVRALVADDVLPIKRLQEVELRLQQARTAVRTLTANVKDGAKRIVSPIAGYIRDVGVPNGGFVQSGQRLLTVARNDRMLLKAELYQNNYAQLPNINGATFRTDDGRSFDIRELNGTLRARGAAVDASAYSIPVYFEIDGASLLPGEFVDVYLHAGEEKARLVLPISALTEELGTFAVYVQTGGERFEKRQVRVGTGDGTYVPVLEGVQEGERVVTQGVHAVRLAASAGQIQAHNHEH, translated from the coding sequence ATGCTCATCATTCCCATTCGTGCTGCACGCGCGCGCATTATTGCAGCCAGTCCAGCGTTCCGTGCCGTTGTATTCTGCAGTTCCCTTATCCTCGCAGCGCTGTTCTCGGGCTGCGGTGACAGCGCAGAACAACATGCACACGAGAACAGTCACGCGGCTGACCACCAGGACATTCAGGCGGAACTCCTGCGATGGAGTGAAAACCTCGACTGGTTTATTCGCTATGAACCGCTGGTGGCAGGAGAGTCCTCGCAGTGGACCTTCCATTTGACGGAACGCCGCAACGGCAAGCCGCCCGAAAACGCGGGTGTGCTTCTTCGCGTGGAGTTCGCGGATGGAAGCACACGGGAGATCAAGGCCAGGCAATTGCAAACAGGGATTCATGTATTGACGATGACGCCTCCGGCACCGGGGTATGCGCAGTTGCTGCTTACCTCCCGCAGCGATGAGTTCACGGATACGCTGCGCCTGAAGCGTCTGCCCGTCTTTGCCACATTCGAGGCCATGCGCGCAGCAACACCAGATGAAGCGGAGGAGGGGATAGTGTTTACACGCGAAGAAGCCTGGAATATGGAATTCCGTGTCGAAGAAGTGCGCAAGCAGCGCATCCCATCGATCATCAAGACAACAGGGCACCTGCTTTCCCATCCGTCGATGGAGCTTTCGGTGTCCGCGACAGCTTCGGGTATCGTTCGGTATCGCCTGCAGCCGCTGGTCCCGGGTCAGCGCGTGGCGAAAGATGCATTACTTGCCGTGATCGAGGGTGGAGAGATGAGCGAGGATAACCTCGTGGCCCGCATCGCCGATGCGGAAGCGGAACTCGGGAATGCGACGCAGGAATATGACAGGGTACGCGCTTTGGTGGCGGACGACGTCTTGCCGATAAAACGACTGCAGGAGGTGGAGTTGCGTCTCCAGCAAGCACGAACCGCTGTGCGCACGCTCACGGCAAATGTGAAGGACGGTGCCAAGCGCATCGTTTCACCGATTGCGGGATACATACGCGACGTCGGCGTTCCCAACGGTGGCTTCGTGCAGTCCGGACAGCGGCTGCTTACTGTAGCCCGCAATGATCGCATGCTTCTCAAAGCGGAGCTGTATCAGAATAATTATGCGCAGTTGCCGAACATCAACGGCGCCACATTCAGAACCGATGACGGCCGCAGTTTTGACATACGCGAATTAAATGGGACGCTCCGCGCCCGCGGCGCTGCGGTCGATGCCAGTGCCTACTCCATTCCTGTGTACTTCGAAATTGACGGCGCGTCACTGCTGCCCGGGGAATTCGTCGATGTGTACCTCCATGCCGGGGAAGAAAAGGCGCGGCTCGTCCTGCCCATCTCCGCGCTGACCGAGGAACTCGGGACCTTCGCCGTGTATGTGCAAACGGGAGGGGAGCGGTTTGAAAAACGGCAGGTGCGTGTGGGAACCGGGGACGGAACGTACGTGCCTGTGCTGGAGGGCGTGCAGGAAGGGGAACGCGTCGTGACGCAGGGGGTGCATGCCGTGCGGCTCGCGGCATCGGCGGGACAAATCCAGGCGCACAATCATGAGCATTGA
- a CDS encoding VOC family protein — protein MTTANIYLTFQGTCEEAFEFYKSVLGGAYDNVSRFKEMPPQEGMPPMPPELGDKLMHISLRFGETVIMGSDSGGGWGPDITAGNNFSISLNADSKEEADRLFAGLSAGGTVTMPMGDTFWGSYFGMFTDKFGVGWMVSFGTGEQS, from the coding sequence ATGACGACTGCAAACATATATCTGACATTTCAGGGTACCTGTGAGGAGGCCTTCGAGTTCTACAAATCCGTTCTCGGCGGAGCGTATGACAACGTGAGCCGGTTCAAGGAGATGCCGCCGCAGGAGGGCATGCCCCCGATGCCGCCGGAGCTTGGTGACAAGCTTATGCACATCTCACTGCGTTTCGGGGAGACGGTGATCATGGGCTCGGATTCCGGTGGTGGCTGGGGACCGGATATCACTGCAGGCAACAATTTTTCGATTTCCCTGAACGCGGACAGCAAGGAAGAGGCTGACCGTCTCTTTGCCGGACTTTCCGCGGGTGGTACCGTCACCATGCCCATGGGAGACACCTTCTGGGGTTCATACTTCGGGATGTTTACCGACAAGTTCGGTGTGGGCTGGATGGTGAGCTTCGGCACAGGTGAACAGTCCTGA